From Pseudanabaena sp. PCC 6802, one genomic window encodes:
- the leuS gene encoding leucine--tRNA ligase: protein METQEPKKYNPQELEPKWQKIWEQAGLDLTPEQDSRPKFYALSMFPYPSGNLHVGHTRNYVITDVVARLKRMQGYRVLQPMGWDAFGLPAENAAIDRGIHPAGWTLQNITQMRSQLKRMGLSYDWSREVTTCLPDYYRWTQWLFLQFLQAGLAYQKEATVNWDPIDQTVLANEQVDNEGKSWRSGAKVEKRQLKQWFLKITDYAEQLLQDLDKLPHWPERVKTMQANWIGKSVGAELNFEIVGKNSGKSKQKSKSLPKITVFTTRPDTVYGVTYVVLAPEHPLVKQIATPDRKKAVEAFVAEVANISEIDRTAEDKPKRGVPTGAIAINPFTGKEIPIWIADYVLYEYGTGAVMGVPAHDVRDFAFAKQYDLAIQTVILPTADAPQELTAAYVEPGIMVNSGEFDGLDSPTAKTKIVELAESKVWGKARVQYRLRDWLISRQRYWGCPIPVVHCPECGVVPVPDADLPVQLPEDVKFTGRGGNPLAQLETWLNVPCPSCGTPAKRETDTMDTFIDSSWYYLRYSDAGNDRAAFDIDKVNDWMPVDQYVGGVEHAILHLLYSRFFTKVLRDRGLLKFDEPFQRLLTQGMVQGLTYKNPKTGKFIPAEQVEIDRPVDPETGDALVRVYEKMSKSKYNGVSPDDVIAKYGADTVRMLTLFKAPPEKDLEWDDADVEGQFRFLNRVWRLVTEFAAQKGAISKTVDKDLRRAIHTAIKEISDDLSGDYQFNTAISELMKLSNALQDNKDKTSATYAEGIDTLMRLMAPFAPHITDELWSLLERSESIHTQPWLELDPEALVVDEITLVIQVNGKVRGNIQVPSGADKAALEAYARASEVAQRYLEGQEIKKVIAVPGKLVNFVI, encoded by the coding sequence ATGGAAACACAGGAACCCAAGAAATACAATCCGCAAGAACTTGAACCAAAGTGGCAGAAAATCTGGGAGCAAGCAGGTCTAGATCTGACCCCAGAGCAGGATAGCCGTCCCAAGTTTTATGCCCTGTCAATGTTTCCCTATCCCTCCGGCAACCTGCATGTCGGCCACACCCGCAACTACGTGATTACCGATGTCGTGGCTCGCCTCAAACGCATGCAGGGCTACCGCGTATTGCAACCGATGGGTTGGGATGCCTTTGGTTTGCCTGCGGAAAATGCCGCGATCGATCGCGGTATCCACCCAGCCGGATGGACGTTGCAAAATATTACCCAAATGCGATCGCAACTGAAGCGCATGGGGTTGTCCTACGACTGGTCGCGGGAAGTGACCACCTGCCTACCAGATTATTACCGCTGGACGCAGTGGTTATTCTTGCAATTTCTCCAGGCGGGGTTGGCGTACCAAAAAGAAGCCACGGTTAACTGGGATCCCATCGACCAGACCGTGCTAGCGAACGAACAGGTGGATAATGAGGGTAAATCCTGGCGATCGGGCGCAAAGGTAGAAAAGCGCCAGCTAAAGCAATGGTTTCTCAAAATTACCGACTACGCCGAGCAATTATTGCAAGATTTAGACAAATTACCCCATTGGCCAGAGCGGGTTAAAACCATGCAAGCCAACTGGATTGGCAAGTCGGTGGGTGCGGAACTTAATTTCGAGATAGTTGGCAAGAATAGCGGCAAATCCAAGCAAAAATCCAAGAGTTTACCTAAAATAACCGTCTTTACCACCCGCCCCGATACGGTGTACGGCGTTACCTATGTCGTGCTAGCGCCGGAACATCCCCTGGTCAAACAGATCGCTACGCCAGATCGGAAAAAAGCGGTAGAAGCATTTGTCGCGGAAGTAGCCAATATCAGCGAAATCGATCGCACCGCTGAAGACAAACCCAAACGCGGCGTACCTACAGGTGCGATCGCGATTAATCCCTTTACTGGCAAAGAAATACCGATCTGGATTGCCGATTACGTCCTCTACGAATACGGCACGGGTGCGGTGATGGGCGTACCAGCCCACGATGTCCGCGATTTCGCCTTTGCCAAGCAGTACGATCTAGCAATTCAAACTGTAATTTTGCCGACAGCGGATGCACCGCAAGAGTTAACCGCAGCCTACGTGGAACCAGGCATCATGGTCAATTCCGGTGAATTTGATGGTTTAGATTCGCCTACAGCTAAAACCAAAATTGTGGAATTAGCGGAAAGCAAAGTTTGGGGTAAAGCACGGGTGCAGTATCGCCTCCGAGATTGGCTAATTTCGCGCCAGCGCTATTGGGGTTGCCCGATTCCCGTCGTGCACTGTCCTGAATGCGGTGTCGTCCCCGTACCCGATGCCGACTTGCCCGTGCAACTTCCCGAGGACGTGAAATTCACGGGTAGGGGTGGCAATCCATTGGCACAGTTAGAGACCTGGTTGAACGTGCCTTGTCCCTCCTGCGGCACGCCTGCCAAGCGCGAAACCGATACGATGGATACTTTTATCGATTCCTCCTGGTACTATCTTCGCTATAGCGATGCCGGTAACGATCGCGCCGCATTTGATATCGACAAAGTCAACGATTGGATGCCCGTAGATCAGTATGTGGGCGGCGTGGAGCACGCTATTTTGCATTTGCTCTATTCGCGCTTTTTTACTAAGGTGCTGCGCGATCGCGGTTTGCTCAAATTCGACGAACCATTCCAACGGCTATTGACACAGGGCATGGTTCAGGGCTTGACGTACAAAAATCCCAAGACTGGGAAGTTTATCCCTGCCGAGCAGGTCGAGATCGACCGGCCAGTCGACCCCGAAACCGGAGATGCTCTGGTACGGGTATACGAAAAAATGTCCAAATCCAAATATAACGGTGTCAGTCCCGACGACGTAATCGCTAAATATGGTGCGGATACGGTGCGAATGCTGACATTATTCAAAGCTCCCCCTGAGAAAGACTTGGAATGGGATGATGCCGACGTAGAAGGCCAATTCCGGTTCTTGAACCGCGTGTGGCGCTTGGTGACGGAATTTGCCGCACAAAAAGGAGCGATCTCAAAAACTGTGGATAAGGATTTACGCCGCGCCATCCATACCGCAATTAAGGAAATCAGCGACGATCTAAGCGGAGATTATCAATTTAATACAGCGATTTCGGAATTGATGAAACTGAGCAACGCCTTGCAGGATAACAAGGACAAGACTTCTGCTACTTACGCTGAAGGCATAGATACCCTGATGCGTCTCATGGCTCCCTTTGCGCCTCACATCACCGACGAGCTATGGTCTCTACTCGAGCGATCGGAATCCATCCATACCCAACCCTGGCTAGAACTCGATCCCGAAGCTCTAGTGGTGGATGAAATTACGCTAGTGATTCAAGTGAATGGCAAGGTGCGGGGTAATATTCAAGTGCCATCGGGTGCGGACAAAGCCGCCCTCGAAGCCTATGCTCGCGCATCTGAGGTAGCGCAGCGATATCTCGAAGGTCAGGAAATCAAGAAGGTAATTGCTGTACCTGGCAAACTCGTAAATTTCGTAATTTAG
- a CDS encoding DUF29 domain-containing protein, with amino-acid sequence MTSKLYDTDFYAWAIEQSQFLQEGKWQALDITNLVEEIEALGKQQRQELRNRLGVLIGHLLKWDYQSDLRGKSWKATIREQRKEVLRLLKESPSLKSYLQEGVIDAYESSLALVVRETPLDYQDLPSECPYSNEQILDPAFPKGLL; translated from the coding sequence ATGACCTCAAAACTTTACGATACAGATTTCTATGCTTGGGCTATCGAGCAATCGCAGTTTTTGCAAGAGGGCAAGTGGCAAGCACTGGATATTACAAATTTGGTAGAGGAGATCGAGGCATTGGGTAAGCAACAAAGGCAAGAATTAAGAAATCGACTTGGTGTTTTAATCGGACATCTTCTGAAGTGGGACTACCAGAGCGATCTGCGCGGCAAAAGCTGGAAAGCAACAATTCGAGAACAGCGCAAAGAAGTACTGAGATTATTAAAAGAAAGTCCTAGTTTAAAGTCTTATCTGCAAGAAGGAGTCATCGATGCTTATGAATCAAGCCTGGCTCTTGTTGTTCGAGAAACACCCCTGGATTATCAAGACCTTCCTTCAGAATGCCCCTACTCTAACGAACAAATTCTCGATCCTGCTTTCCCCAAGGGATTATTATAA
- a CDS encoding Uma2 family endonuclease, with the protein MITTISSPKQSLTFLQFIEGLPDEEGRYELVNGEIMRILATREHEDRADLIAKLFDREVERLSLNYRVSGRIVVRTLTQDGKEQARHPDVSVVDKAQWEAQPQAYSAMLDPLQLVVEVVSTNWEDDYIDKLDEYQRLGILEYWIVDYLALGSRNYLGNPKVPTVFVYLLDENGVYQVKPYRGEERIVSRTFPELAIAAEQILKILPGD; encoded by the coding sequence ATGATAACAACGATTAGCTCGCCTAAGCAATCTCTTACTTTTTTGCAATTCATCGAAGGGTTACCCGATGAAGAAGGGCGCTACGAGCTTGTAAACGGAGAAATAATGAGAATATTAGCAACCAGAGAGCATGAAGATAGAGCAGATCTTATTGCAAAGCTCTTTGACCGAGAGGTTGAACGCCTCAGTTTAAACTATAGGGTTTCAGGTAGAATTGTCGTGAGGACGTTAACTCAGGATGGAAAGGAGCAAGCTCGTCATCCCGATGTTAGCGTGGTGGATAAGGCACAGTGGGAGGCACAACCGCAGGCATACTCTGCCATGCTCGATCCGCTGCAACTCGTAGTGGAAGTTGTCTCGACAAATTGGGAAGATGACTATATTGACAAACTAGATGAATATCAGCGCCTTGGCATCCTTGAATATTGGATTGTAGATTATTTGGCTCTGGGTAGCAGAAATTATCTGGGGAATCCCAAAGTGCCGACTGTTTTTGTTTACTTACTCGATGAGAATGGCGTTTATCAGGTTAAACCGTATCGAGGAGAAGAACGGATCGTGTCGCGCACTTTCCCAGAGCTTGCGATCGCAGCCGAGCAGATCTTGAAAATATTGCCTGGCGACTGA
- a CDS encoding hemolysin family protein has protein sequence MAVIFPLIADLAQPVSSPSLDTATYIGVLLTLVAINAFFVAAEFAIVAVRRSRINQLVEAGSSRALSVQRLQRQIDRFLSTTQLGITLASVALGWLGKDAMAIATMSWLQALPLPSDISTPMAQGLAVPIAFLLIVYLQIVLGELVPKSVALLSAEGVALWLGRPSEALADALSPFLWVLNQSTRLLLRIVGVEYTSKSWYSAVSAEELQMIITTSTESSGLEAEERELLKNVFEFGEVTVAEVMVPRTSIQYVEFDATVRELLEAVSDSNHSRYPAAGESLDDIRGIVHIKDIIGKLSDRSFDLDRSINAFIRPVRFVSEDTYLGDLLPQMQRSLQSIVMIVDEFGGTAGLVTLEDIVSEIVGNFNEPSSSATPDIHTIDERNFLIQAQVNLETVNESLGLALPLTDEYQTLGGFVIYHLQKIPIPGEKLVYEELEMTITATDGPRIECIRLHRLEKLSEQDSAGSATSPTSES, from the coding sequence ATGGCAGTCATTTTTCCCCTCATAGCCGATCTGGCTCAGCCAGTTAGCAGTCCTAGTCTGGATACTGCAACCTATATTGGCGTTCTACTAACACTGGTAGCTATAAATGCTTTCTTTGTGGCGGCGGAGTTTGCCATAGTTGCAGTTAGACGATCGCGAATTAATCAACTGGTAGAAGCGGGTTCTTCGAGAGCGCTGTCAGTGCAGCGGCTGCAACGACAAATCGATCGCTTTTTGTCTACAACCCAGTTAGGCATTACGCTGGCCAGCGTGGCTTTAGGGTGGCTGGGGAAAGATGCGATGGCGATCGCTACAATGTCGTGGTTGCAAGCTTTACCCTTGCCATCTGACATTAGCACGCCTATGGCTCAAGGTTTGGCAGTGCCGATCGCTTTTTTGCTCATCGTCTATCTGCAGATCGTGCTGGGCGAGCTAGTGCCTAAATCAGTGGCTCTATTGAGTGCGGAAGGGGTGGCGCTTTGGCTTGGTAGACCCAGTGAAGCGCTTGCCGATGCGCTCAGTCCGTTTTTATGGGTTTTGAATCAATCCACGCGACTGCTGCTTAGAATTGTAGGGGTTGAATACACCTCTAAATCCTGGTATAGCGCTGTTAGTGCCGAAGAACTCCAGATGATCATCACTACCTCCACGGAGTCGAGCGGTCTAGAAGCCGAAGAAAGGGAGTTACTCAAAAATGTATTTGAGTTTGGCGAGGTAACCGTAGCAGAGGTGATGGTACCCCGCACCAGCATTCAGTATGTGGAATTTGACGCGACGGTACGAGAGCTGCTAGAAGCGGTGTCTGACTCAAATCACTCTCGCTATCCTGCGGCGGGGGAATCGCTCGACGACATTCGCGGCATCGTGCATATTAAAGACATCATTGGCAAGCTCAGCGATCGCAGTTTCGATCTGGATCGGAGTATTAATGCCTTTATACGTCCCGTGCGCTTTGTATCCGAGGATACATATTTGGGCGATCTTCTGCCTCAAATGCAGCGATCGCTGCAATCTATAGTCATGATCGTTGATGAGTTTGGCGGTACGGCAGGTCTGGTTACGCTTGAGGATATCGTATCGGAGATTGTCGGTAATTTCAACGAGCCATCTTCTAGCGCCACCCCTGATATTCACACTATTGATGAGAGAAATTTCCTGATCCAGGCGCAGGTGAATCTCGAAACCGTAAACGAATCCTTAGGGCTAGCTCTCCCTTTAACCGATGAATATCAAACCCTTGGTGGATTCGTGATTTATCATCTGCAAAAAATTCCGATACCAGGTGAAAAACTTGTCTACGAGGAGCTAGAAATGACAATTACTGCCACTGACGGGCCTCGCATCGAATGTATTCGACTGCACAGGCTAGAAAAGCTTTCAGAACAGGATTCAGCGGGATCGGCAACATCTCCTACTTCCGAATCTTAA
- a CDS encoding PhoX family protein has translation MTLKRRDFLLFLGAGTGAIAFDAMSNVNRKFSMPFMDRSDALKFSDADKFAEAATQSNPFSFKPIRGTMPLATDGMTKEKQQSAYSTFEVKDDLVLPEGYTYDVIAAWGDKVGDSRFGYNNDYNSFIETSKNEGFLTVNFEYISALPWEQGYEKIIGKTLPLQEMRTTFKAVGEDGMNVFELSDSDPMKANLQKIAKEALIDLGIGVILIRQTPEGKWVRANSSADRRITGISGLEDGRYLKATGPAIAVFRKKSGLGYIDKLGDRIIGTFNNCAGGTSPWGTVFSGEENIQNFVPEQVMADGTSLSPAKKKFGKNDEDEFTGLGNVFGLAGNKYGWMVEVDPANPNDYGTKHTWLGRFRHEAVGIRAEAGKPLAFYSGCDRRGGHLYKFVSQGKVGNPKDKANSRLLEKGMLYAAKFKPDGTGTWIALEANTPVNPDSLEVLAGKMLTLPKRPEGGAFKATKEEEIIAFKEKFKTLGDLYEGDPTEKQGAILIDAHYAANAVGATCTARPEDTDINIDGSLFINFTSGSISSSDGSPDVRIFKGRDGKAYEYGWIMRLVEDGNEPAAMTFKWKIFATGGEPSEGGLGFANPDNMVFDGSGNLWMVTDISSDKYNKAIPSRQDKEGKPVSQSNLRGLFGNSSIWFFPTSGPKAGEAYLFGFGPMECENTGPFFSPDQQTLFLSVQHPGEVNGTRKDMAFEMRKFAMKTPDGEEFMQTRKVPIGSNWPGLKPNDIPKPAVVAIRRIGKGST, from the coding sequence ATGACTCTTAAACGCAGAGATTTCCTTCTATTCCTTGGTGCGGGTACTGGCGCGATCGCATTTGATGCCATGTCTAATGTGAATCGCAAGTTCTCCATGCCTTTTATGGATAGAAGTGATGCACTGAAATTCTCCGATGCTGACAAGTTCGCCGAAGCTGCAACCCAGTCTAATCCATTCAGTTTCAAGCCTATACGCGGCACCATGCCTTTGGCAACTGACGGCATGACAAAGGAAAAGCAACAATCTGCCTACAGCACGTTTGAAGTAAAAGACGATCTAGTACTCCCAGAGGGCTATACCTACGACGTAATCGCTGCTTGGGGCGACAAGGTTGGCGATTCCCGCTTTGGCTACAACAATGACTACAATTCCTTCATTGAGACGAGTAAGAATGAAGGTTTCCTGACCGTGAATTTTGAATATATCAGCGCCCTACCTTGGGAGCAAGGATATGAGAAAATAATTGGTAAAACATTGCCGCTCCAAGAAATGAGAACCACATTCAAAGCTGTTGGAGAAGATGGCATGAATGTATTTGAGCTGTCAGATAGCGATCCGATGAAAGCTAATCTACAGAAAATCGCTAAAGAAGCTCTCATCGATCTCGGCATCGGCGTAATTTTGATCCGACAAACTCCTGAAGGTAAATGGGTGCGGGCAAATTCAAGTGCAGATCGTCGCATAACTGGGATTTCGGGACTGGAAGACGGTCGCTATCTCAAAGCAACGGGACCTGCGATCGCAGTCTTTCGCAAGAAATCGGGTTTGGGTTACATCGATAAGCTAGGCGATCGCATCATCGGGACCTTCAACAACTGCGCTGGCGGCACTTCACCTTGGGGTACTGTCTTCAGTGGTGAGGAAAATATTCAGAACTTCGTACCAGAACAAGTCATGGCAGATGGGACATCTCTTTCGCCTGCCAAGAAAAAGTTTGGCAAAAATGATGAAGATGAGTTTACTGGGTTAGGTAATGTATTCGGTCTAGCTGGCAATAAATATGGCTGGATGGTTGAAGTCGATCCCGCCAACCCTAATGACTATGGCACCAAGCACACCTGGTTGGGAAGATTTCGGCATGAAGCTGTTGGCATCCGTGCTGAGGCTGGTAAGCCTTTAGCTTTTTATTCTGGTTGCGATCGCCGTGGCGGTCACCTATACAAATTCGTCAGTCAGGGAAAAGTAGGCAATCCTAAAGATAAGGCCAACTCGCGCTTGCTCGAAAAAGGCATGCTTTATGCCGCCAAGTTCAAACCCGATGGCACGGGAACCTGGATTGCCCTAGAAGCCAACACTCCCGTCAACCCCGATTCGCTAGAAGTTCTGGCAGGTAAAATGCTGACTTTGCCAAAGCGTCCTGAAGGAGGAGCTTTTAAGGCTACCAAGGAAGAAGAAATAATTGCCTTCAAAGAAAAGTTCAAAACTTTAGGCGATCTCTACGAAGGAGATCCTACGGAAAAACAAGGTGCGATTCTCATCGACGCGCATTATGCTGCTAATGCCGTTGGGGCTACCTGTACGGCGCGTCCGGAAGATACGGATATCAATATCGATGGCTCGCTATTTATCAACTTCACATCCGGCTCCATCAGTAGCAGTGATGGTAGCCCAGATGTACGGATTTTTAAGGGAAGAGATGGGAAGGCATACGAATACGGTTGGATTATGCGTCTGGTCGAAGATGGCAACGAACCCGCAGCGATGACCTTTAAATGGAAAATCTTTGCCACAGGCGGCGAGCCATCGGAAGGCGGTCTCGGTTTTGCCAATCCTGATAATATGGTATTTGATGGTAGTGGCAACCTCTGGATGGTGACGGATATATCAAGCGATAAGTACAACAAAGCCATTCCCAGCCGTCAGGATAAAGAAGGGAAACCAGTAAGCCAATCGAACCTGCGGGGACTGTTCGGTAATAGTTCGATCTGGTTTTTTCCCACTTCTGGTCCTAAAGCTGGGGAAGCCTATCTATTCGGTTTTGGCCCCATGGAATGCGAAAATACGGGGCCATTCTTCTCACCCGACCAGCAAACTTTATTCCTCTCGGTGCAGCATCCTGGTGAGGTGAATGGCACTCGCAAGGACATGGCATTTGAGATGCGTAAGTTTGCTATGAAAACTCCCGATGGAGAAGAATTCATGCAAACTCGCAAAGTCCCAATCGGTTCTAATTGGCCGGGATTAAAGCCAAACGACATTCCCAAACCAGCCGTTGTTGCAATTCGCAGGATCGGCAAAGGTTCTACATAG
- a CDS encoding YidB family protein produces MALLDDILGMVGNKEGANNILGVITHLMDESGGLNGLLKKFQDSGLSEVVGSWVGLGENQKISADSIMQVIGSGKIQQLAQQFGLDHNQFASQIAGMLPQVIDSLTPEGKVPDDNNVLGQALEVLKSNFLK; encoded by the coding sequence ATGGCTTTATTAGACGATATTTTGGGCATGGTTGGTAACAAAGAAGGTGCTAACAACATCTTGGGTGTGATTACACATCTGATGGACGAAAGCGGCGGTCTCAATGGCCTGCTCAAGAAATTTCAAGACAGCGGTCTATCTGAGGTTGTAGGTTCTTGGGTTGGTCTGGGCGAAAATCAGAAGATTTCTGCCGATAGCATCATGCAGGTGATTGGTAGTGGTAAAATTCAGCAACTAGCACAACAATTTGGCTTAGACCACAATCAATTTGCCTCGCAAATCGCTGGTATGCTGCCCCAAGTGATCGATAGTCTCACGCCAGAGGGCAAAGTACCTGATGACAATAATGTCCTCGGACAAGCATTGGAAGTGCTGAAGTCGAATTTCTTGAAATAA
- a CDS encoding type II toxin-antitoxin system RelE/ParE family toxin gives MGKKILVKPQASLDLKNAFDYIAANNSDIALKFFDSARQTFAQLALMPGIGRSYKFGLRKWAIKNFKNYFIFYRVDDEVIEIFRIIHSSQDIEAILEEDE, from the coding sequence ATGGGCAAAAAAATTCTTGTTAAACCCCAAGCCAGTCTCGATCTTAAAAATGCCTTTGATTATATTGCTGCTAACAATTCTGATATCGCATTAAAATTTTTCGATTCTGCCAGGCAAACATTTGCTCAATTAGCCTTAATGCCAGGGATTGGGAGATCCTACAAGTTTGGATTGAGAAAATGGGCAATTAAAAACTTTAAGAATTACTTCATTTTCTATAGGGTGGATGATGAGGTTATAGAAATTTTCAGGATAATCCATTCATCTCAAGATATTGAGGCAATTCTAGAAGAGGACGAGTAG
- a CDS encoding type II toxin-antitoxin system ParD family antitoxin has protein sequence MTTLNISLPDAMKEFIQEQTKAEGYSTASEYLRHLVRQEQKRVAQAKLDAMLLEGLNSGESIEINDEWWEQMKASLVDKLNK, from the coding sequence ATGACTACATTAAACATTTCTTTGCCGGATGCAATGAAAGAGTTTATTCAAGAACAAACTAAAGCGGAAGGCTATAGTACAGCTAGTGAATATCTGCGGCATTTAGTGCGTCAAGAACAGAAGCGAGTAGCCCAAGCCAAGCTTGATGCTATGCTTCTGGAAGGCTTAAACAGTGGTGAATCTATCGAAATAAATGACGAATGGTGGGAGCAAATGAAAGCATCACTTGTTGATAAGCTCAATAAATGA
- a CDS encoding cation diffusion facilitator family transporter, with the protein MKSGEFNDKTRQSLASNWRIWSTVLVHNHQHIHHDFCNHSHDLSVFSIAGELDRPSDPSMQPRDRTEHKVRRLTYVLLLVASFSAIELAISRYSHSTALLADAGHLFTDCFALSLALFGAWLAQKTKFVGQRVEIAIALFNSLSLLIIGGGIAMKAILQLQAPAPDILSLPMTITAVIGLAVNSINIFLLHDRSHDDLNLKGVFLHIIADALSSLGVLVAALVVWKVHWLWADGAIGLLIAVSIVGSALPLVKQSFSQLASLLEV; encoded by the coding sequence GTGAAGTCGGGAGAATTTAATGACAAGACTCGTCAAAGTTTGGCAAGTAATTGGCGCATTTGGAGTACGGTTTTAGTGCATAACCATCAGCATATTCACCACGATTTTTGCAACCATTCCCACGACCTCAGCGTGTTTTCGATCGCAGGCGAGCTAGATCGGCCCTCCGATCCTTCTATGCAACCAAGGGATCGAACTGAGCATAAAGTAAGGCGCTTAACCTATGTTTTGCTCCTGGTGGCAAGCTTTTCCGCGATCGAGCTGGCAATCAGCAGGTACAGCCACAGTACGGCTCTGCTGGCTGATGCCGGCCATCTTTTTACTGATTGCTTTGCCCTGTCACTTGCCCTATTTGGAGCATGGCTCGCTCAAAAAACTAAGTTTGTGGGGCAACGGGTAGAAATTGCGATCGCCCTTTTTAATAGTCTTAGCCTGCTGATAATTGGTGGAGGGATTGCGATGAAAGCGATTTTACAGCTACAAGCCCCAGCTCCAGACATCTTGAGCCTACCAATGACGATTACCGCAGTAATTGGGCTGGCAGTCAATAGCATCAATATCTTTCTGTTGCACGATCGCAGCCACGATGACTTAAATTTAAAGGGGGTCTTCTTGCACATCATTGCCGACGCACTCAGTTCGTTGGGGGTATTAGTGGCAGCTTTAGTGGTGTGGAAAGTGCACTGGCTTTGGGCAGATGGCGCGATCGGACTGCTAATTGCGGTTTCGATCGTAGGTAGCGCCTTACCCTTGGTAAAACAGAGCTTTAGTCAACTAGCAAGCCTGCTCGAAGTGTAG